The genomic segment CATGCGCACGCTTCTGATCACCAACAATCTGCCTGGTGACCCCGAGCTCAAGGTAGGCGATCACATTCGCATGCTGGTCAATGACACCCCCGATGGCGGCACCCAGTACGCGTTTTCTGATTTTCAGCGCGGCACCCCGATTACTGTCTGGATGGTGCTTACCGCCTTGGGCATCGTGCTCATCGGTGGGTGGCGCGGCATGCGTGCACTTGTGGGTTTGGGGGTGACTCTCGCGGGGATCGCCGGATTCCTGCTCCCCAGCTTGCTGCGTGGTGGAGACCCACTGTGGCTATCGGTGGTCACCGGCTCCCTCGTCCTGTTCATCGTGATCTATCTGGTTCACGGGCTGAACTGGAAGTCCTCCGCGGCGCTGGCTGGAACGATCGCGGCGCTACTTATTGCGGCACTTCTGGGCCGCTATGCGATTAGCACCACGGGTATCCGAGGTTTGGGCGATGAGGACAATCTCTTGATTCAGCTTTATCTGCCTGATGTGACCGTTCCGGGGTTGATGCTCTGTGGCTTCATCATTGGCGCACTGGGGGTGCTCAATGATGTCACCATCGCGCAGGCCTCGACGGTCAATGAGCTCTATGAGCTTAACCCGCGTAGCACCCCTTGGGAGGTCTTCACCTCAGCCATGCGAGTGGGACGCGACCACATTGCCTCCATGGTCTACACCTTGGTGTTGTCCTACACGGGTGCGGCGCTACCGCTTTTGCTGCTGCTCTCCGTGGCTGATCGGCCTTTGAGCAACACGCTCACCTCGGACATCATGGCCACCGAGCTCATGCGCTCTGCCGTGGGTGCGCTGGCACTGTGTCTGGCTGTACCAATCACCACCGCTATTGCGGCTGTGACCGTGGGCCCCACAGCGAACACCGAGAACAACCCTAGCGGGCGAGCATTCGACGGCGTTTAAGACGAGCTGGGTTCCAGACTAGGGCGCCCCAGCGCATGTACACTCCACCCTGCGGCCAGCCACGCCTGCCGATCAATCACATTACGCCCGTCGACTACTCGGGGAGTACGCACCATCGTCGCAGCCT from the Corynebacterium ciconiae DSM 44920 genome contains:
- a CDS encoding YibE/F family protein, with the translated sequence MGRHSQHSESTQPDNSAGASAQLSVAQKILAGALALAGLLTVIGTVWLWPSSEEPHIAEGFSLSVPLAHKQVDGTVAVVQEGACDSPSSGQVFETAPAAAPSAAAAAPPAAAPSNPAAAPPAAPPASAGAAGSPTEPDRTCTHSIVDLTSGDDAGMRTLLITNNLPGDPELKVGDHIRMLVNDTPDGGTQYAFSDFQRGTPITVWMVLTALGIVLIGGWRGMRALVGLGVTLAGIAGFLLPSLLRGGDPLWLSVVTGSLVLFIVIYLVHGLNWKSSAALAGTIAALLIAALLGRYAISTTGIRGLGDEDNLLIQLYLPDVTVPGLMLCGFIIGALGVLNDVTIAQASTVNELYELNPRSTPWEVFTSAMRVGRDHIASMVYTLVLSYTGAALPLLLLLSVADRPLSNTLTSDIMATELMRSAVGALALCLAVPITTAIAAVTVGPTANTENNPSGRAFDGV